A genome region from Tolypothrix sp. PCC 7712 includes the following:
- a CDS encoding HetP family heterocyst commitment protein has translation MNHDISDISSKLKNSIPPEQFDQVVEAILSGKYSWACVLMLRFAGYNPLHYIPYRTYNRLLKENSLMNRSNNQQNPTLNIAKPSSEKRSDTNVSPTNLSKIKEFPYLEVVGK, from the coding sequence ATGAACCACGATATTTCTGACATTAGTAGCAAGTTAAAGAACTCTATTCCTCCTGAACAGTTTGATCAAGTCGTGGAAGCGATTCTTTCTGGAAAATATTCCTGGGCCTGTGTATTAATGTTACGTTTTGCTGGTTACAATCCTTTACATTACATTCCTTATCGGACTTACAATCGATTGCTCAAAGAAAACTCCCTGATGAATCGGTCTAACAACCAGCAAAATCCCACTCTGAATATAGCCAAACCATCCTCTGAGAAAAGGTCTGATACAAATGTCTCACCAACTAACTTAAGCAAGATTAAGGAATTTCCTTATCTTGAGGTCGTTGGAAAGTAA